ATGATATTTGTTCTGACATTCAGCCTGGTTTCTGTTTCGGGGTATCGTGTTGAAGAGCTGTTTGAATTAGCTCATCACCGATTTTCGACTGTTGTACTTGGAACTGCCATTTGCATGCTCATTTGCATATTTGTTCGTCCCGTTTGGGCTGGACAGGATTTGCACTTTCTCATTGTCCGTAACTTGGAAAGGATTTCCGATTCTTTGGATGGTAAGTGCACATTAAAAACATACTACAAAACAAATGTCATTTGATGACCAATTCATCAATAACTTCAAATGCAGAATGTGTACTTAAATACTTCGAAGATGACAAGACGCTAATAGATGGCGACGAAGAACGCTGGAAGAGAATTCTCAAATATAAATCTGCGCTGAATACAAAAGGGACGGAAGATTCTCTGGTGAATAACTATCCCATATTTCCAAACTGTTTGCAGTTAGTTTCCGGTTTTCTGAAATGCGTGTTTGCTCGGTCTGTGCAGGCTAATTTCGCGAGATGGGAGCCGTCTCATGGCCAATTCAGGTTTCAGCATCCCTGGAATCAGTACCTGAAAATCGGGGCCTTGACTCGAAGTTGCGCTTATTGCATAGAAGCTCTAAACAGTAGCATCAATTCTGAAATACATGCACATGAGAGAGCAAAGAAGCATCTGAGCAATGTCTGCATAAGGTTGAGCTCTCATTCTTCGGTGGTTCTCAGAGAGCTGACTGTCATGATCAAAACAATGAAGAAATCTTCATCCATAGAGATTTCAATCGGAGAGATGGGTAGCGCAGTGCAAGAACTTCAACATGCCATGAAATGTTTACCTATCCCACCACTCTTACCGTTACTTGTTAAATCACAGACGGAGATAACAGAACTTAGTCCAGCAACACAGGCAAATACACCTCTGATGGAGGTTCTAAATCTTGTCACCATAACTTCATTACTGGTGGAAATTAGTGCGAGAATTGAAGACATAGTTGACGCTGTCAATGAATTAGCAAGTATGACTGGTTTCACCGAATCCACAATTGAtgaaaagaagaaacaacaaaacaAACCTGTTATGTCAGATGATCAAGAAGTGCAAGATAAAAATGAATTGAAGATTCTTCAACAAGCTTAAGAGTAGTAATTTTTACTTCTTCGCGTAAGACAGTTTTACCTGTAGTAATTCTTATACAAGTGAAAAGAAATAACTGAGTCAGATGCTTATCCATTCCTTCCCGCTCCCGATTTATCAAGAGTCAAAGACCTGTCTTGAAATATAGTGCAAAGTCTTCACAGTTGTTTAGAAAAATATCATAGTTACTGGAACCCTTTTGAAGCAGATACGCACTGACGAAGTTGAACCTGACGGATTGGGCAACTTACCGGAGCTCGAAGCAGATGCGTGTGCAGCTTCAAGATTGATGGAACACTGACCATGGTGAAGACGATTCAATGAAGCTCCAATAGCCGAAGATTCGTCCCGTTCTTGTGGGAAATGTATCCCGTTCTTGTGTAAAATGTACTACTTCATCTCCTCCCATGTAGATTCCTTGATTAGTTGaagtcaaaacaaaatcagaacaaATACAATCTTCACATTCCAGGTAAAACATCCCAAAACACCCAATAGACAAGCATTAAACACAAGATTCAATCCTTTCTTGAACTAAAATTAGACCACACAAACAATTCATATACACTCTCAATTCATTTACCATCTTTGTTGCAAAAGTGGAAAGATCTTGAAGCTTAAGATTGCCAGGAGCTGGTCAGGCGTAAAACCTTCTCTTTGGAAGGTACATAGTAAGATATTTCAGCCTGACTCAATCTTCTCTGCCCTCCGACGGAAGATCCATCTGCAAAAGCACTCAGACAAACTCACCAGACAAGGATAACCTCTTATGGTTGGTGAAACCTTGTAAAGAAATGATGATTAGAAAATGTCTTGAATTTTTGAGAGGAGATATCATCATGCTGATAAGTAATTGTCTTAAATCGGAGACTTTCTAGATTGAGATCTCTGTTAAATCTCAGGGTTAGGGGTTGGGTTCTAACTCAGATTAAGATTTGGGAACTTGGGGAGGAAAAGAGAAATGAGGAACAAACTATTCTTTTTATAAGGCTTACAAAGCTGCCCGTTTGGTCTAGGGTTTAATTGACACCGTTGAGTATATTGATCTAACGGATGATTTGTATTTTCTAAACTGACCGTCTTTTCTTTGCTGACCGAAGTATCTTTGTTTCTAATTGCAAGGGCCTTGCGCTCAATGCGTAGAAGCTCTGCGGAGTTGCAACTGAAATATTGGCACATGAGAGAACAAAGAAGCATCTGAGTAATGTCTGTATAAGGCTGAGCTCAAATTCTTCCGCAGTTCTCAAAAAGCTGACTTTCATGATAAAAAAACAATGTCGAAATCTTCAAATACAGAGTTTTTCAATTGGAGAGATGAGTAGTGCAGTACTGGAACTCCAACATGCCAGGAAGTGCAGAGCACCACAACACCACTCTTACCATTACTTGTTAAATCACAGACGGAGATAACAGAACTTATTCCGACAACACAGGCAAATACACCTCCGATGGAGGCGAAGACATAGTCGACGCGATCAATCAATTAGCAAGCATGACTGGTTCCACAGAACCAACAAGTGACGGGAACAAGAAAAGACAACACAAACCTATTATGTCAGATGACCAGGGACTGCAAAATGTAATGAAGATCCTTCAACAAGCTTAGAACAGAAATTTTTACCAGTTTTCAGTACTTCAAATTCACATAAGAAAATTTACCTGTCATAATTCTTACACAAGAACAAAGAGATAACAGAATAATGTACTCGCAATCaactaaattttattatattatagAACTAAGATTCCTTACAGGCTACGACTCAATCTGCACAAATTTAACTAGAAGGGAAACCCACTCGACAACAGACGAAAAAGATAATCTCATCAACAGGTCAAGTAGGAAATATCTACACTGACCTATTCACACTTGCGTAAATCCAATTCATGTCAACTAGATTTTTTTCGCTTTGGATTTGAAGAAGAACCGAGTACATGGTTTGGCATTTCTCTCTTAGAaacctcctcatcctcctcagcTGCTTCATTGCCAGGATTACGCACCCAACCAAGGTCTACTGACATGTCTTCCACAGCCACTTTGATCACATCGGATCTGACACCAATATCAGTAGCATACCTGCTCACACAGTACATTCCAGCAGTTACAGCCATCCCCACAGGAGCTGGCATTAAAAACCTCAGAGGAGTTGCAAGTATGGCAGCTAATGGAGCTCCAACGACCGAGGCAGCTTGTCCACTCCTTCCCACGCCCGACTTATCAAGAGTCAGAAGACCTGTCTTGCAGTACAGTGCAAAATCTTCACAGTTGTTCAGAAAAATATCATAGTTACCGAAACCCTTTTGAAGCAGATACATTGCCCTGTGAATTACCATATCCTTAGGGTCCGATTTGGCCGTAGTGCACGTCCCACCTCTGACTTTAGCAAAGAAAATGGACGGGGTAACTTCATATTCAAACAAGTATAAGCTTCCTGATCCAAGGAAACAGTCTAAGCAAGACAAAACTACTCCACTATTGGGGTTTTTGAAACCGCAGTCAGGAAAATTTGAACAACTTGATGCAAGATTGGACCCCGAACCGAAGGAATTGAACGAACCCGAATTAGAACCTGAACCAGGGGAATTGATAGAACTCAAATTTGACGGAGATTTGGAAGCTGAACCTGAGGGATTAGGCAATTTCAAGTTTGCTGAGAAATTCAAAGTTGAAGCTGATGGATTAGGCAAGTTCAAGTTTGATGGGAAATTCGAAGCGGAAGCTGAGGGATTAGGCAAGTTCAAGTTTGATGGAACACTCAAACTTGGAGCAGACGTATTCAACGAAGCTCCGAAACCCGAAGATTCATCTCGTTCTTGAGTGAAATGTACTACTTTATCTCCTCCCATATAGATTCCTACATTGTTTAAtgtcaaatcaaaatcaaaacaaatataCAATCTTAACATTCCAGCTACAAATTTTCCAAAACAACATCATTAATCAACCAAAACACTCAC
This portion of the Papaver somniferum cultivar HN1 chromosome 11, ASM357369v1, whole genome shotgun sequence genome encodes:
- the LOC113321647 gene encoding aluminum-activated malate transporter 10-like isoform X2 encodes the protein MVNEGEVSSGKECKVQIAGDHGSKEVQNRSERGLVSRIWLGFAGLLSGFMSKLSKLWRNVCGVGSEDPRRVCHCLKVGLALTVVSLFYYMRPLYESIGSNAMWAVLTVVVVFEYTVGATLAKGLNRVAGTFLAGALAIGVHWVAAHCGETFEAAILRTSVFLLASAATFSRFIPIVKQRFDYGAMIFVLTFSLVSVSGYRVEELFELAHHRFSTVVLGTAICMLICIFVRPVWAGQDLHFLIVRNLERISDSLDECVLKYFEDDKTLIDGDEERWKRILKYKSALNTKGTEDSLANFARWEPSHGQFRFQHPWNQYLKIGALTRSCAYCIEALNSSINSEIHAHERAKKHLSNVCIRLSSHSSVVLRELTVMIKTMKKSSSIEISIGEMGSAVQELQHAMKCLPIPPLLPLLVKSQTEITELSPATQANTPLMEVLNLVTITSLLVEISARIEDIVDAVNELASMTGFTESTIDEKKKQQNKPVMSDDQEVQDKNELKILQQA
- the LOC113321648 gene encoding uncharacterized protein LOC113321648; translated protein: MGVLFNGAQRSDLKPGDHIYTWRVVYAYSHHGIYMGGDKVVHFTQERDESSGFGASLNTSAPSLSVPSNLNLPNPSASASNFPSNLNLPNPSASTLNFSANLKLPNPSGSASKSPSNLSSINSPGSGSNSGSFNSFGSGSNLASSCSNFPDCGFKNPNSGVVLSCLDCFLGSGSLYLFEYEVTPSIFFAKVRGGTCTTAKSDPKDMVIHRAMYLLQKGFGNYDIFLNNCEDFALYCKTGLLTLDKSGVGRSGQAASVVGAPLAAILATPLRFLMPAPVGMAVTAGMYCVSRYATDIGVRSDVIKVAVEDMSVDLGWVRNPGNEAAEEDEEVSKREMPNHVLGSSSNPKRKKSS
- the LOC113321647 gene encoding aluminum-activated malate transporter 10-like isoform X1 — translated: MVNEGEVSSGKECKVQIAGDHGSKEVQNRSERGLVSRIWLGFAGLLSGFMSKLSKLWRNVCGVGSEDPRRVCHCLKVGLALTVVSLFYYMRPLYESIGSNAMWAVLTVVVVFEYTVGATLAKGLNRVAGTFLAGALAIGVHWVAAHCGETFEAAILRTSVFLLASAATFSRFIPIVKQRFDYGAMIFVLTFSLVSVSGYRVEELFELAHHRFSTVVLGTAICMLICIFVRPVWAGQDLHFLIVRNLERISDSLDECVLKYFEDDKTLIDGDEERWKRILKYKSALNTKGTEDSLVNNYPIFPNCLQLVSGFLKCVFARSVQANFARWEPSHGQFRFQHPWNQYLKIGALTRSCAYCIEALNSSINSEIHAHERAKKHLSNVCIRLSSHSSVVLRELTVMIKTMKKSSSIEISIGEMGSAVQELQHAMKCLPIPPLLPLLVKSQTEITELSPATQANTPLMEVLNLVTITSLLVEISARIEDIVDAVNELASMTGFTESTIDEKKKQQNKPVMSDDQEVQDKNELKILQQA